CCAATGATTGAAATTACGAAAAATGTCGAAACGGGCTATGGCTCAATTCTTGCAATTTCAGATGCAGAATCTGCAATGCGTGAAGACCGGATTAAAAAGACGAAAACTGTCTGCACATACTGTGGAGTCGGCTGCAGCTTTGATATCTGGACGAAGGACCGTAAAATCCTGAAAGTCGAACCTTCCGTTGACGCGCCGGCAAATGGAATCTCTACGTGTGTGAAGGGTAAGTTCGGCTGGGATTTCGTTAATAGTGAATCAAGAATTACGAAACCTTTGATCCGTGAAGGAGACGCATTCAGAGAAGCTGAATGGGATGAGGCGCTGAATCTGGTTGCTTCAAAAATGAAAGAGCATAAGAAAAACAATGGTGCAGACTCAATGGCTTTCATCAGTTCTTCTAAATGCACGAATGAAGAGTCTTACGTCATGCAGAAACTTGCGCGTGGTGTCATCGGGACAAATAACGTGGATAACTGTTCAAGATACTGTCAGACACCTGCAACAATGGGTCTTTTCAGAACGGTTGGCCACGGCGGTGACTCAGGTTCGATTACTGATATCGCCCAGGCAGGACTTGTGCTGATTGTCGGATCGAATACAGCTGAATCACATCCCGTTCTCGCTACCCGTGTGAAGCGTGCTCATAAGCTTCACGGACAGCGTTTACTCGTATCTGATATTAGAAAACATGAAATGGCAGATCGCGCGGACCTGTTTTTCCAGCCGAAGCCTGGATCAGACCTCGTATGGCTGTCAGCAGTTACAAAGTATATTGTTGATCAGGGCTGGGCGGATGAAACGTTCCTGAATAACCGTGTTAATGGCCTTCAGGAATATGTAGACAGTCTTGAAAAATTCACACTGGACTATGCTTCAGAAGCAACCGGCTTATCAAAAGAAACACTAATCCAGATTGCTGAAGAAGTACACAATGCGAAAACAACCTCAGTCCTTTGGGCAATGGGTGTTACCCAGCACTCAGGCGGAAGTGATACGAGTACAGCGATCTCCAACCTGCTGTTAATCACAGGTAACTATGGTAAGCCTGGTGCAGGAAGCTATCCGCTGCGCGGTCACAACAACGTACAGGGAGCCAGTGACTTTGGCAGCATGCCTGACCGCTTCCCTGGTTATGAAAAAGTGGCTGATGATGACGTCAGAACGAAATATGAAAAAGCATGGAATACAACCATTCCTGCTGAACCTGGCCTCAACAACCATGAGATGATCGATGCGATCCATGACGGCAACCTGAAGATGATGTACCTGAAGGGTGAAGACATGGGTATTGTCGACTCTAACATCAACTATGTGCACGAAGCATTTGAAAAGCTCGATTTCTTCGTTGTACAGGATATCTTCCTTTCGAAAACGGCAGAATTTGCAGACGTGGTACTGCCTGCAAGCCCGAGTCTTGAAAAGGACGGTACATTTACCAACACTGAAAGACGTGTGCAGCGTCTGTATCAGGCACTTGAGCCGCTTGGCGATTCAAGACCTGACTGGGAAATTATTCAGGACCTTGCAAACCGTCTCGGTGCAGAGTGGAACTACACGCATCCAAGTGAAATCATGGAGGAAGCTGCATCACTTGCACCGCTATACGCAGGTGTCACATATGAGCGTCTGGAAGGATACAAGAGCCTTCAATGGCCTGTTGCAGCTGATGGTACTGACTCACCGCTTCTATTCCTTGAAGACTTCCCGTTCCCGGATGGAAAAGCACGACTGTTCCCGGTGGACTGGACAAAGCCGCTTGAATTTGAAGAGGAGTATGATATTCACGTCAATAATGGCCGTCTGCTTGAACATTTCCATGAAGGCAACATGACTTATAAGTCAGAAGGAATTGCTTCAAAAACGCCTAACGTCTTCCTGGAAGTATCTGAAGAGCTGGCGAAAGATCGGGGACTGGAAGATGGCACGCTTGTCAGACTCACGTCACCATACGGCGCTGTGAAGGTAGAGTGTCTGGTCACTGACCGCGTAAAAGGAAAAGAAGTCTATCTGCCAATGAACGATAACGCAGAAGGTGCGATTAACTATCTGACCAGCTCACAGGCAGATAAAGACACGGATACACCTGCTTATAAGGAAATCAGCGCAAAGATGGAAGTACTGAAGCCAAAAGGTGAAAGACCGATTCCAAGAACGAATCACAGAAACGGTAACCCTCAGCCGCAGCTTGGCGTCAGAGTGGATAAGAAGTGGGCACGTAAAGACTACGTGTTCCCTGGAGACCTTGTGAAACTTCGGAAGGAGGCGTCTAAGCGTGGCTAAAGCGACAAAAGTAATTCACCGTATGGAAATCAGTGAAGAAGAAATCCGCCAAAGAGATTTAGAGGAACTGAAAACACGGCTCCTTGAAAACAAAGATGCGATCCATGAGATCTTTGACATGATTGAGCATATGCAAAAAAGAGGTGTGCTTGATATGGGCACTTCACTATTTGCAGAAGGGGATAAAGTGCTTGATGTGATCGTCAAAACACTTGATTCTAAAGAAACAACTAACAGTATTAAAAATCTTCTTTTAATGGTTGGTACGCTCGGTACACTGAATGTCCAGCAGCTTGAACCGCTGATTCTGAAAGTGAATGCAGGTATTGCTAAAGTTGCAGAGCTCGATGAAAAGCGCGAACAGAAAGGGTACTTCACCCTTCTTCGTTCACTGAATGATCCGGAAGTAAAACGTGCGATGGCAGTAGGTGCAGCATTTTTAAAAGGGCTTGGCGTAAAGCAGGATGATTATGAGCGAACAACTCAAAAGCCTGAAGATCAGAAAATGGAGGATGACAGTGAACAAGAAGAAAACGAAGACTGGAATGGTGATATTTTCACTACTGAATATCATGAGCTGAGTGGTGGTCCGTCTCCTGCGAAAAATGAGTCGCGTTCCTCCAGTAAGAGCAGCTGGCTTGTGCCTGCAGGGCTTGCACTAGCAGCAATTCCGCTCTACTTCTTAAACAAAAAATCATAATTCAACGCCCCGGGCGCAAAAGCCCGGGGAATAAATTGAGGGGGAACAACAATGGCTGGAAAAAAGCTTAAAAACCGCTGGCTGATTGCTGCGTCAGCGGTAGGAATTCATATTTCAATCGGTTCTGTTTATTCATGGAGTGTATTTTCAAACCCATTAAATGAAAAGCATGGGTGGGCAGCAAGTGATATTGCCCTGATTTTTAGTATCGCAATCTTATTTTTAGGTCTTTCAGCTGCTTTTATGGGACACTTTGTTGAAAAACATGGTCCAAGAAAATCCGGAATGATTGCAGCAATCAGTTTTGGACTCGGGATGATCGGGTCTGGATTTGCAGATGGAATCGGAAATCTGTACTTGCTGTATTTCTTTTATGGTGTACTTGGTGGTATTGGACTAGGGATCGGTTATATTACACCGGTTTCTACACTGGTCAAATGGTTCCCGGACAGACGCGGACTGGCAACTGGTCTTGCCATCATGGGGTTTGGTTTTGCGTCAATGATTGCAAGTCCGGTTATGGAAGCGTTAATTAACAACATCGGTATTTCAGGAACATTTTATTTACTTGGTGCCATCTATTTTGTAGTTATGTTCAGTTCTTCTCTTTATCTTGAAAAACCACCTGCTGATTATGTGCCTAAGGGTATGACGCAGGAAGAAAAGAAAGAAAAAGAGGAAAACAAAGATACTGGAGATCTTGCTCAACTGACAGCAAATGAAGCTGTTAAGACAGTTCGTTTCTGGGCGCTGTGGATTATGCTTTTCATCAATGTAACATGCGGAATCGCCATTATCTCAGTAGCTTCTCCAATGGCTCAATCCATTGCAGGTATGACCGCTGGAGCAGCTGCTATAATGGTAGGGATCATGGGTGTGTTTAACGGGCTTGGAAGGCTTGGGTGGGCTTCCGCTTCAGATTATATCGGCCGCCCTAATACGTATACTACATTTTTTGTTTTACAAATCGCAGCATTTGTTCTCTTACCAAACGTCACAAATGCGCTTATTTTCCAGATTTTAATTTTCGTTATCCTGTCTTGTTATGGTGGAGGCTTTGCTTCAATTCCTGCATTCATTGGAGACCTGTTTGGTACAAAACAGCTTGGTGCGATCCACGGCTACATTTTAACAGCCTGGGCAGCAGCTGGCCTTGTCGGACCTAGCGTTGTAACGAGAATCGAAGAAGCAACGAACAGCTATGCCCTGACCATGTACATTTTTACAGGTGCATTCGTCGTCGCATTAATTGTATCTCTGCTGATCCGTGTTAATATTAAGAAAATACGTGAAGAAAATGCTGCACCGGCTGAAGCAACAAGCTGATGCTGTCGGTCCGGGCTATCTCAGCCCGGACTTTTCTTACTTGAAAGGGAAGGATGCTGGATGAGCGCTGATTCCGTGAAAAAAAGAAAGATTTTAAAAGTAACAGATGGGGAAGCATCTTGGGTGGAAGATTCAATTGTCACTGAGCAGGTGCTGACGATCAAACTGAATGGAGAGGAATTTGTCACTGTTGTCTGTTCCCCTGAATATATGGAGGATCTTGCTGTAGGATACCTGACAGCAGAGGGCGTTATCCGTTCAGCAAAAGATATCAGCTCGGTCAGATTGGATCAAAAAGGCGGATTTATTCATGTGATGGCTGATCACCTTAATCCACTCTATGGTTCTCTGCAAAATAAACGCTACATCACATCATGCTGCGGAGGAAGCCGTCAGGGGTTTGTCTTTGCAAGTGATGCAATGACCGCAAAAACTATGACGGAGCAAAGTGTGAAATTAAAACCTGAACAATGTTTTAATCTCATGAAAAAGCTGCAGCATTCCGCCGACACCTTTAAAGAAACAGGGGGCGTGCATAATGCGGCATTATGTACAGAAGATGACATTGTCCTGAGCCGGATGGATATCGGTCGTCACAATGCGCTCGATAAAATATACGGACACTGCCTGCGCAACGATATTTCCGTTAAAAACAAAGTCATCGTCTTCAGTGGCAGACTGTCATCTGAAATCCTCCTCAAGGTCGCAAAAATCGGCTGCGAGATGGTTATCTCAAAATCAGCTCCAACCGAACGCGCACTGGATCTCGCAGAAGAACTGAACATGACCACCGTCGGCTTTGTCAGAGGAAACTCTTTCAACGTCTACACATGTCCTGAGAGAATCCGTCTGAAAGAAGCGCCTGTGTATTAAAGAGATATAAAACAAAACAATCCTATTTTATTAATGAGATGTTATATCTATTTGAAAACTTAGTGCAGCGGAGCGTAAGGCGGCGACTCTGGGACGATAAGTTGGAAGCTGAGACCCCGCAGCCAGGAGGCGAGGAGGCTCAGCAACAACCGTCCGGAAAGCGTCCGCCTGAAGCGCAGCGGAACGAGTAAAGGGTGAGACATTTATTGTCCCACCCTGTTTTGCATTATTCAGCCTTCAATTCATCATGGTCAATATACTGCACCTGATCCTCAAAAATCAGCTTCGTTCTGAAGCGGTAGCGGCACTGATCACTTTTATCTTTTAAATGCTCAGGAATCGTATAAGAAAAAGGGATTTCCCTGAAAAAATCACGGTCAATTTCCTTTGACATATAAATTGTTGTTGCAATTTCAACAGGTTTTTCATTTAAATGTTTCGGGTCAAACGCCATCAGGTCACATTCAAGACGCGATACTTTTTTCCGCTTCTTCGGCCCCTGTAAATAAAACGTTCCCGTAATAAGAGCACCTGGAATCAGCACATCCTGATCTAATACCAGATCAACCTTTCCTTTACCTGGAGATAACATATTTGTCAGTTTCTTAATCATGGTGTCACATCCTTTGAATACTATACGAATGATCTGCCTTACAGGTTTCACTTAATCATACCACCGGGTGTTGCTGCAAGTTTCTCACTGTTTTGCAGTCTGTTGAACCTCATATAAAATACCCCGGTCAGGGCAAGAGAAAACACGCCAAAGACGATCACCATATAGACAAGACCAATTAAATCAAGGAAAAGCCCTGTCATCAGAAGGACAATCTGAAAAACGATCCGGTCAAGCATATTCCTGAATGAAAAGAACCTCCCATGAAATTCTTTAGGAATACGCGTCTGAAAAATAGTTGCAGCGGTTGGGAAAAAGCAGCCGACTGCAAAACCGAAAATGATAAACGAAAGTATTGTAAGAAACGGAATCTCAGCGAAAAATAAAATCAGCTGAGAGAAGCCGATCACAAAAGAGAAAGTAAATAAAATGCTGTAAGGAGAAAAAGCTTCTCCAAGCTTTTTAATGACAAAAGCGCCTGCCATAAACGCAATACCCTCAGCAGTGTAGATCCATCCCTTTATCGCCGCACTATCCTGAATCTCACTAATATTGATCACCACCAGGTTAAATCCACCAATAAATAATAGCGGTACAAGTGTTAAGATCAATGTCATCATCACGATCGGCAAGCCTTTGATAATTGGAAAAACTTCCTTAAACCCGGCGCTCTTTTTCCCTTCAGAAGGAAGACGCGTAGGCTGGTGTTCCTCAATAACA
This region of Jeotgalibacillus malaysiensis genomic DNA includes:
- a CDS encoding macrolide transporter encodes the protein MLRNRNVWILLAGEFIAGVGLWLGIIGNLEFMQEKVPSDFVKSLILGAGLLASILIGPLAGRLIDQLHKKTVMLASGFVRAVSVIFMLIAIQQDSIVWMIVFLVFIQVAAAFYFPALQAALPLVVAERDLLQLNGIHMNVATLSRVLGTAIAGVLVVQLPLSNVYLLSLVSYLILFGLTWLLVIEEHQPTRLPSEGKKSAGFKEVFPIIKGLPIVMMTLILTLVPLLFIGGFNLVVINISEIQDSAAIKGWIYTAEGIAFMAGAFVIKKLGEAFSPYSILFTFSFVIGFSQLILFFAEIPFLTILSFIIFGFAVGCFFPTAATIFQTRIPKEFHGRFFSFRNMLDRIVFQIVLLMTGLFLDLIGLVYMVIVFGVFSLALTGVFYMRFNRLQNSEKLAATPGGMIK
- a CDS encoding MFS transporter; this encodes MAGKKLKNRWLIAASAVGIHISIGSVYSWSVFSNPLNEKHGWAASDIALIFSIAILFLGLSAAFMGHFVEKHGPRKSGMIAAISFGLGMIGSGFADGIGNLYLLYFFYGVLGGIGLGIGYITPVSTLVKWFPDRRGLATGLAIMGFGFASMIASPVMEALINNIGISGTFYLLGAIYFVVMFSSSLYLEKPPADYVPKGMTQEEKKEKEENKDTGDLAQLTANEAVKTVRFWALWIMLFINVTCGIAIISVASPMAQSIAGMTAGAAAIMVGIMGVFNGLGRLGWASASDYIGRPNTYTTFFVLQIAAFVLLPNVTNALIFQILIFVILSCYGGGFASIPAFIGDLFGTKQLGAIHGYILTAWAAAGLVGPSVVTRIEEATNSYALTMYIFTGAFVVALIVSLLIRVNIKKIREENAAPAEATS
- a CDS encoding oxidoreductase; the protein is MSGQINVTINGKPAVISEHLSAMQALEDHQTEVPSVCYHPSLGAIETCDTCIVKVNGEFVRSCSTQLKEGDAIDGVSADVKEAQVVGMDRILRNHELYCTVCDYNNGTCEIHNTVKDMKVNHQSMPFEEKPYEVDDSNPFYRYDPDQCILCGRCVEACQDVQVTETLTIDWTLKKPRVIWDKNSKINESSCVSCGHCSTVCPCNAMMEKGMEGEAGFLTGLAKNTLRPMIEITKNVETGYGSILAISDAESAMREDRIKKTKTVCTYCGVGCSFDIWTKDRKILKVEPSVDAPANGISTCVKGKFGWDFVNSESRITKPLIREGDAFREAEWDEALNLVASKMKEHKKNNGADSMAFISSSKCTNEESYVMQKLARGVIGTNNVDNCSRYCQTPATMGLFRTVGHGGDSGSITDIAQAGLVLIVGSNTAESHPVLATRVKRAHKLHGQRLLVSDIRKHEMADRADLFFQPKPGSDLVWLSAVTKYIVDQGWADETFLNNRVNGLQEYVDSLEKFTLDYASEATGLSKETLIQIAEEVHNAKTTSVLWAMGVTQHSGGSDTSTAISNLLLITGNYGKPGAGSYPLRGHNNVQGASDFGSMPDRFPGYEKVADDDVRTKYEKAWNTTIPAEPGLNNHEMIDAIHDGNLKMMYLKGEDMGIVDSNINYVHEAFEKLDFFVVQDIFLSKTAEFADVVLPASPSLEKDGTFTNTERRVQRLYQALEPLGDSRPDWEIIQDLANRLGAEWNYTHPSEIMEEAASLAPLYAGVTYERLEGYKSLQWPVAADGTDSPLLFLEDFPFPDGKARLFPVDWTKPLEFEEEYDIHVNNGRLLEHFHEGNMTYKSEGIASKTPNVFLEVSEELAKDRGLEDGTLVRLTSPYGAVKVECLVTDRVKGKEVYLPMNDNAEGAINYLTSSQADKDTDTPAYKEISAKMEVLKPKGERPIPRTNHRNGNPQPQLGVRVDKKWARKDYVFPGDLVKLRKEASKRG
- a CDS encoding formate dehydrogenase accessory protein FdhD, whose amino-acid sequence is MSADSVKKRKILKVTDGEASWVEDSIVTEQVLTIKLNGEEFVTVVCSPEYMEDLAVGYLTAEGVIRSAKDISSVRLDQKGGFIHVMADHLNPLYGSLQNKRYITSCCGGSRQGFVFASDAMTAKTMTEQSVKLKPEQCFNLMKKLQHSADTFKETGGVHNAALCTEDDIVLSRMDIGRHNALDKIYGHCLRNDISVKNKVIVFSGRLSSEILLKVAKIGCEMVISKSAPTERALDLAEELNMTTVGFVRGNSFNVYTCPERIRLKEAPVY